GTCCTTCACCTGGTACGGCATGGTCATGGCCGGCATGAAGCCCACGATGTCTTCGTGCTTCACGAGGATCTCGTTGGTCTCGGGCCTGACGGCCAGCACCTGGCCGGTGAGCGGGTAGGTGCGGACTTCGGGCCCACGGCTGCAGCTGGCGCCGACCAGCAGGCCGGTGAAGATCAGGGACGCAAAACGAATCATCCCGACCATGATAGTCTGCGCGGGTTTCCCTTATGGCGAACGACTTTGCTTTCGAGATGGCGGCGTCCGCCGTGCGCTTTGGCGCCGGCGTCACGCGCGAAGTGGGCCCGGACCTGGCGGAGTTGGGCATCAAGCGCGCCCTCGTGATCACCGATCCGACCGTGCGCCGCCTGGCGCCGGTGCAGACGGTGCTCGAATCGCTCGACGCGGCTGGCGTCGCCTGTGCCGTCTACGACCAGGTCCGCATCGAGCCCAGCGACGAGTCGTTCCACCATGCCATCAGCTTCGCCCTCCAGCACCCCTTCGAGGCGATCGTCGCCGTCGGCGGCGGTTCGGTGATCGATACCGCCAAGGCCGTGAATCTCTACACCGTGTACCCACCCGCGGACTTTCTCGACTACGTCAATCCGCCGATCGGCAAGGGCCTGCCGGTCCCAGGTCCACTGAAGCCGCTGATGGCTATTCCGACGACGGCGGGGACGGGGAGCGAGACGACCGGCGTCAGCATTTTCGACTTGAGCCGGATGCACGCGAAGACCGGAATTGCCAGCCGTCGCCTCAAGCCCACGCTGGGCTACCTGGATCCCGACAACACCCGGACGATGCCACCCGAGGTCGCGGCGTCGAGCGGCCTCGACATCCTGAGTCACGCGATCGAGTCGTTCACGGCGCTGCCGTTCACCGGCCGTCCGCTGCCCGAACGGCCGGCCCTGCGGCCGGCGTACCAGGGCTCGAACCCAATCAGCGACGTGTGGTCGCTGCAGGCGCTCCGCATGGTCGCGCAGTACATCGTGCGCGCGGTGGACGACCCCTCAGACGATGAGGCGCGCGCCAACATGCTGCTGGCCGCGTCCTATGCCGGCGTGGGCTTCGGCAATGCGGGCGTGCACCTGCCGCACGGCATGTCGTACCCGGTGTCGGGCGGCGTGAAAGGCTACCGCGCACCGGGCTACGCCGCGGACCATCCACTGGTGCCGCACGGCATCTCGGTGATCCTGAACGCGCCGGCGGTGTTCCGCTACACGGCGCCCGCCACGCCCGAGCGGCATTTGCAGGCGGCCGCGGCGCTCGGCGTGGACGTCGCGGGCGTGAAAGGAGAGGACGCTGGGCGCGTGCTGGCCGATCGCATCACCTGGTTCATGCAGCGATTGAAGACCCCGAACGGCCTGGCCGCCCTCGGCTACTCGTCGTCTGACATCCCCGCGCTGGTTGAAGGCACGCTGCCGCAGCACCGGGTCACGAAACTGTCGCCGCGCGCGGCCGGTCCCGACGAATTGGCGCGGCTGTTCGAGGCCGCGATGGTGGCGTGGTAGGGTGCCTAGACTGTCTTCCTCATGCATCACACAGAAGCACGGAAACACGGAACCTCGTTTGGCCAAAAGAGGGCTTCGGTGATTCTGCGCTTCAGTGAGGCATTTGTGAGAGGCCCTGTCGGGTGCCAAGTTGCCACGGTGGATAAATGATTCTGGTCGGGACGAGCGGCTACAACTATCCGGAGTGGAAGGGCAGTTTCTATCCCGCCGATCTCTCAGCGTCGAAGATGCTGCCGTACTATGCCAGCAAGTTCCGCACGGTCGAGATCAACTACACCTTCTATCGCATGCCCACCTCGAAGATCGTTGCGGGGTGGGTGGCGCAGGTGCCGTCCGAGTTCCGGTTCACACTGAAGGCGCCGAAGCGGATCACACACGACAGGCGGCTGCGCGCGGCCGAGGTGGCCGACTCGCTGCGGACGTTCGTCACGGTCGCCGGCGAGCTGGGGCCGCAGCTGGCCGCGCTGCTGTTCCAATTGCCGCCTAATCTCAAGAAGGACATCGTCTTGCTGAACGAGTTCCTCTCGCTGCTGCCGCCAAAGACGACCGCGGCATTCGAGTTTCGGAACGAGTCATGGCTGGATGACGAGGTGTATGCGGCACTGACGGCGCGCAACATCGCGCTCTGTATTGCCGACAGCGAGGCGCGCCACACGCCGTCGATTGCCACGGCGGACTATGCGTACTTGCGGCTGCGGGACGAGGGCTACGGCGATGCCGAGGTCGCGCGCTGGGCCGAAACCGCCAAACGACTGGATGCCACCTGTTCCGACGTCTTCGTGTATTTCAAGCACGAGGACGAGGGCAAAGGGGCGGCGTTCGGACAGCAGATGCTCGGATTATTAACAGGAGGCTAAGAGATAAAGAGACTCTTTATCTCCTGAGCTTCTGTCAATTCGTTTTGGATGCCCAAATGATGAAGCGACTGTTTATCGTCGGTGCGGTAGTGCTGAATGCGTGTGCGCCGGCCCAACCCGCCCAACCTGCCCCACCCGCCCTGGATGTCGTCGAGCTGAGCGCGACCGACGCGCTGGCGAGAATGGCGGCGGGCGAGCTGACCTCGGTGGCGTTGACCGAGGCGTACCTCGACCGCATTGCGAAGGTTGATGATGCGGGCCCGACGTTGGGCGCCGTGATCGAGACCAACCCGCAGGCCGTGGCCGACGCGGCCACGCTTGACGGCGAGCGCAAGGCCGGGAAGCTGCGCGGCCCGTTGCACGGCATCCCGGTGCTGCTCAAGGACAACATCGATGTGGCGGGCATGGTGAATTCGGCCGGCTCCCTGGCGTTGGCCGACAACCGCCCGGCCGCCGATGCGTTTGTGGCGGCCCGTTTGCGCGCCGCCGGCGCGGTGATTCTCGGCAAGACCAACCTGAGCGAGTGGGCCAACTTCCGCTCCACGCGGTCAACGTCGGGGTGGAGTTCGCGCGGCGGGCAGACCAGGAACCCGTACGTGCTCGACCGCAATCCGTGCGGGTCGAGTTCGGGCACGGGCTCGGCCATCGCCGCCAGCCTCGCCGCGATTGGTGTCGGCACCGAGACCGACGGCAGCATCCTCTGCCCGGCGTCGGTGGCCGGGTTGGCTGGTCTCAAGCCGACGGTGGGCCTGGTCAGCCGCAACGGCATCATCCCCATCTCCATCTCGCAAGACACGGCGGGCCCCATGGCCCGCACGGTGGCGGATGTCGCGCTGCTGCTAAACGGCATGGCGGCGGTTGATGCCGCCGACCCGGCGGGACCTGCGGCCGAGGGCAGGATTGCCGCCGACTACACGACGTTCCTGAAAGCCGACGCCGTCAAGGGCAAGCGCTTTGGTGTGCTGCGGCAGACCATGGCCTTTCATCCCGACGTCGACGCGGCCATGACCAGGGCCATCGAGGCCTTGAGGGCGGCCGGGGCCGAGGTGATCGACATCAAGGTGCCGACCTACAACGACTGGAGCGACGCCGAGTTCAGCGTTCTGTTGTACGAGTTCAAGGACGGCCTCAACGAGTACTTGAAGAAGAGCGGCTCACCGCACGGCTCGCTCGAAGCGTTGATTACCTGGAACAAGGCCAACGCCGCGAAGGCAATGCCGTTCTTCGGGCAGGAGATCTTCGAGCAGGCGCAGGCCAAGGGGCCGCTGACCGAGCCTGCCTACCTCAAGGCGCGGGCCGACGCGCGGCGGCTGGCGGGCCGTGACGGCTTGCTGGCGGTGCTGGCGAAAGAGAAGCTGGATGCGGTGCTTGCGCCGACCATGTCGCCGGCGTGGCCGACCGACCATGTGCTCGGCGATCACTTCATTGGCGCCGGGTACGGCATGGCGGCGGTGGCGGGCACGCCGAGCCTGACCGTGCCGATTGGCGACAGCCACGGCCTGCCGCTCGGCATGGCCTTCATGGGCGCGGCCTACAGTGAAGGCGAGTTGATTGGGTTTGGCTACGCGCTGGAACAGGTGATGAAGGCGCGCAAGGCGCCCGAGTTCCGGCCTACGCTCGCGCCCTAGACCGGCGGCGTCGCGAACCGAACGAGAAGAGCGGCCAGCGGAAGCGGATCGTGAGCACTTTGCCAGGCGCCAGCGCCGGTTCTTCAGGCTCCGGCGGCTTGGGCGGCGCTTGCGAGGCCCTGATTTTCTCGGCTACGCGCGTGGCCAGGGCGTCGAGCACCTCGGGCGTGAAGGTGAGCACGCTTACTTCGGGGCGCGGAAAGGACATCCCCGGAGGATCGGTGGCCCGCCGGCGCTTGACCGGCAGCACCGAGTCGATGGCTTCGAGCGCCGAGTCGAGTTCCGGCTGCCAGTCGAGTGAGCTATCCTCTCCGGTCAGGTCCAGGTCGACGTCGTCCGCGAGCCGCGCTTCACGCGACTGCACCAATTCGCCCACGCCGGCATCGTCCGGCGCCTCGTCGGGCACGGGTCCCCTCATGCATGAGGATATCGGCTCGCACCCATGACGGGTGTAGGCCGGGCGCTACTTCCTGACGGCCGTGAATGTGCCCGTGGCCATGCCGCCGTAGTCGGTCTGGCCTTCGATCTTCGTTCCGTCAATCTTGCCCGTGTAAGTAATCACCAGGGGCATGCCGTTGTAGTCAACGGTGATCACCATCGTGATGTCAGTACCCTCGAGGGCCACGCTGTCGTACTTGCGCTCGCCTTGAGGGCTCTTGCCGACGGCAACCAACTTACCGGCTTCTTCCCGGACTTCCATCACCGACTTGAACTCGCCCTCTGGGGAGATGGTGGTGAGATCCCAGGTGCCGAGCGCGGGCTGCTGGGCATGCGCGGCCGAGGCGAACAGCACGAGGGCGGCGGCGACGAAGGCGACACGAAGAGTCTTCATAGTTGGGTCCTCAGGAAGTCAACGACGGTTCGTTCAGCGAAGTAGCCATCATAGCCGTTTGCGGAATTGGGCTCGACAAAGGCGCAGTGGCCACCATGAGAGGTAACGACGGTGGTGATATGTGGATTGTTCCGCACGGGCGGGGCCTCGAAGATGCCCGGCGGCACGAACGGGTCATCGGCCGCGCTCAAAATCAGCGCCGGCCGGGCCACCCGGTCGATCACGCGCATGGCGCTGGCGCGGTGGTAGTAGTCCGAGGCGCCTTGGTAGCCGTGGTGCGGCGCGGTGTAGCGATCGTCGAACGTCCGGATCGACCACACCTTCCATAACCCGTCGAGGTTGAACTGCCCGGGAAAGGTGCGTTCCTTCCGCCGCATCCGCGCCTGGAGGTTGCGGCAGAAGTTCCACTCGTAGATGCGGTTCTCGCGCCGCTCGATCGAGCGCATGCAGTCTTCGAGCTCGATCACCGGCGACACGGCGGCAAATGCCTTGACCTCTGGAAACTCGCTGCCGCCCAGTTCGCCGGCCAGCTTCATGGTGATATTGCCGCCCAACGAATACCCGGCGACAGCGAACCGCGACAGGCCATCGCGCTCGCGCAGCTCCCGCAGCACGAACAGCGGGTCGGCCGTCAGCCCGGAGTGATACAGCCCCCGCGACAGGTGCTCGGTGCCGCCGCAATTGCGCTGGTTGAGGCGGATGACGTTGAAGCCGGCGGCGAGGGCCTTGTCGGCCATGCCGCACATGTAGTGGGCGAGGCTGGAGCCTTCGAGCCCGTGCAGCATCAACAACGTTGGCGCGGCGGCGCGGTCCGGCTGCCAGTTGCAGTGGGCCAGGACGCGCGCGTCAGGCGCGACGTCGAAATACCTGGGCTCGGTGGCGGCCAGGGACCGAAAGGCGCGCTTGCGGGCCCAGGCATAGAGCGTCATCTTGTGCCCGCCGGCCCAGCGGGGAAGGGGGGAGTAGGGGCTTAGGGTGCCTACGGTGCCTAAGGTGCCAGAGGTGCCAGAGGTGCCAGAGGTGCCAAGGGTGTCGGGGGTGCCAGGGGTGCTGGGGGCGGATCTGGGCATGGGCGACTGTGAGTCATGTTCCCACGGACCGGGGCTTTCAGACTCTTGCCAAAGAAAATCGAAGGATAATTGCCGCCTAACGATCGTCACGTGAAGCTGCCCGACGAGAACGCCACCATCGGCCTGCTGCTGTGCAAGGACAAGAAAGATGCCGTCGTAAAGCTCACCCTGCCCAAGGACGCCAACATCCACGCCAGGGAATACCAGCTCTACCTGCCCTCGAAAGAGTTGCTGAAGGCCAAGCTTATCGAATGGGCGCGCGAAGAAGAGAGCAAGTGAGGCACCCAGGCAACCCTAAAGGGTTGCCTCCACCCGAGCAGTCGAAATCTGTGTAATCGGCGCCTAATCGGTGGCTGTATTTGTTCGGTGGCTGTATTCAATCCGTGGCCGTCAGGATAAAATCTGCGGCCATGAAGACGACCTCAAAGGTTGGCCTGGCCGTGCTGGTCCTGTCGGGCGCGGTCGCGGCGCAAGGGTTCCAGTATCCCGTCACGCGCACCGTGGATCACGTCGACACCTACCACGGCACGAAGGTGCCCGACCCCTATCGGTGGCTCGAAGACGACACCTCGGCCGAGACCGCGGCGTGGGTCGAGGCGCAGAACAAGGTCACGTTCGCGTACCTCGACAAGATCCCGTATCGCGCCGAGCTGACCACGCGGCTGAAGTCCCTGTTCGACTACGCCAAGTTCGGCTCGCCCTCGCGCAAGGGCGACTACTACTTCTTCTCGAAGAACGACGGCCTGCAGAACCAGAGCGTCCTCTACATCCAGAAGGGCCTTACCGGGACGCCCGAGGTGCTGATCGATCCCAACACGTGGTCGGCCGACGGGACCGTGCGGCTGACCGGCTTCTCGCCGTCCAAGGACGCCAAACTCGCCGTCTACGGCGTATCGCGCAGCGGCTCTGACTGGCAGGAATACAACGTGATGGACCTCAGCACTCGGAGAGTGCTGGAGGATAAAGTGGAGTGGGTCAAGGTCTCGAGCATGGCGTGGCGCGGCAACGGGTTCTACTACAGCCGCTATCCGCAGCCTGAAAAGGGCAAGGAACTGTCGTCGATCAACGAGAATCACCAGGTCTATTACCACCGCATCGGCACGCCGCAATCGGCCGACGAACTGGTGTTCAGCGACCCGAAGAACCCGCAGCGTTTCCACACGCTCCAGACGACGGAGGATGAACGGTTCGCCGTGCTCGACATCTCGGATCGCGGCACCGGCAAGAAGGGGAACGCGGTGTTCGTGCAAGACCTCTCCAAGCCCGGCTCGACGTTCATGCCGCTCGTCCCCGAGATTGGCGACGACAGCTACAACGTGCTCGAGAGCGTGCGTGGCGAGCTGATCGTGTTCACCGACAACAACGCGCCCAACAGCCGAGTGGTCCGCATCGATCCGGCCAACCCGGCGCCGGCCAACTGGAAGTCGATCATCGAACCCAAGGCCGACACCATCGACACGGTGCGGGTGGCGGCCGGCAAGGTGATTGCCACCTACATGAGGGACGTCGCCTCGAAGGCGTACGTCCACAATCTCGAGGGTGCGCTCGAGAACGAGATCGAACTCCCCGGCCTCGGCAGCGCCAGCGGCTTTGCCGGTAACATGGACGACACCTCGCTGTTCTACACCTACACCTCGTTCACCTACCCGACCTCGATCTTCCGCTACGACGTGGCGGCGCGGAAGAGCTCGCTGTTCCGCGCGCCTGAGATCCCCGGGCTGGACGTGAACCAGTACGAGACCAAGCAGGTGTTTGTCACGAGCAAGGACGGCGCGAAGGTGCCCATGTTCCTGGTCTACAAGAAGGGCCTGGCGCTCGACGGCCACAACCCGACGCTGATGTACGGCTACGGCGGCTTCAACATCGCCACCACGCCCGGGTTCAACTCGCTGCGCATTGCGCTGCTCGAGCAGGGCTTTGTCTACGCCAGCGTCAACATGCGCGGCGGCAGCGAATACGGCGAAGCCTGGCATGACGCGGGCACCAAGCTGAAGAAGCAGAACGTGTTCGACGACTTCATCGCCGCGGCCGAGTGGCTGATCGCCAACAAATACACCTCGCCGGCCAGGCTGGCGGCGCAGGGCGGCTCGAACGGCGGCCTGCTGGTGGGCGCCGTCATCAACCAGCGCCCCGAGCTGTTCCGTGCCGCCATTCCACAGGTCGGCGTCATGGACATGCTGCGCTTCCACAAGTTCACGATTGGCTGGAACTGGATTGCGGACTACGGCTCGAGCGACAACGCCGAGGAGTTCAAGGCGCTCCACGCTTACTCGCCGCTGCACAACATCAAGCCCGGCGGCAAGTATCCGGCGACGCTCATCACTACTGCCGATCATGACGACCGCGTGGTGCCGGCGCACTCGTTCAAGTACGCGGCGACGCTGCAGAAGCACGCCAGTCCCGACCGGCCGGCGCTGATCCGCATCGACACCAAGTCGGGTCACGGCGCCAGCAACGTGACCAAGCAGATCGAGGCGACCGCTGACATCTACGCGTTCCTGATGTACAACCTCGGTGTTACCCCGAGGTTCTGACGGGGGGCACTCCTTGACGGGAGGGCGCTCCTTGACGGGATCGTGCTCGATGTCGGGAGGAAATGCTTGTCATTCAATCCCGACGAGCAGTACCCTCCCGACAGGAAGTGCCCTCCCGACAAGCATCCCGCTCCCGGCAGGCTCGCGAAGAGGATTCGAAATGAGATCACTGAAACACTTGTTCGTAGTGGCGGCGCTGGTGGCGCTGCCGATTGGGACGTCAACGGCTTTCGCGCAACCGTCGAAGTTGCCGGCGTACAAGGCGGAAGCGGCCAAGGGCGTGGACGAGATGGCCAAGCTCGCGCAGGAGATGGTCGATTCGGTGTTCAGCTTTGGCGAGCTCGGGTTCCAGGAGTATGAGACGTCGAAGTACCTGACCGGACAGCTCGAGAAGTACGGCTTCACCGTGGAGCGCGGCGTCGCGGGCATTCCGACCGCGTGGGTCGCGAAGTGGGGATCGGGCAAGCCGGTGATTGCCCTGGGCTCCGACATCGACGGCATCCCGCAGGCCTCGCAGAAGCCGGGCGTGGCCTATCCCGATCCGATCCTGGCGGGTGCGCCGGGCCATGGCGAGGGGCACAACACGGGGATGCCGCTCAACATCATCGCGGCGATCGCGGTGAAGCGGATCATGGAGCGCGACAAGCTGCCCGGCACGATCATGCTGTGGCCCGGGGTGGCCGAGGAACAGCTCGCCACCAAAGCCTGGTACGTCCGCGACGGCATCTTCAAGGACGTGGACGTCGTCTTGTTCACGCACGTCGGCAACAACCTCGGGGTGTCGTGGGGACCGGGTGGCGGCACCGGGATGGTGTCGGTCGAATACACGTTCGAGGGCGAAACCGCGCATAGCGCCGGCGCGCCGTGGCGCGGCCGCTCGGCGCTCGACGCCGTCGAGTTGATGAGCGTCGGCTGGAATTACCGTCGCGAGCACCTGCGGCTGTCGCACCGGTCCCACCAGGTGATCACCAACGGCGGCGACCAGCCCAACGTGGTGCCGCGCAACGCCAGCATCTGGTTCTATTTCCGCGAGATCGACCAGCCCAATATCCAGGCGCTGTGGGAGATTGGCGACAAGATGGCTGAAGGCGCGGCGCTCATGACCAACACCAAGTGGAGCTCGCGCATTCTCGGCGCCGCGTATCCACAGCACATGAACAAGGTCGTCGCCGAGACGATGTACGAGAACATGAAGACGGTGGGCCTGCCGACCTGGAGCGACGCCGACCAGACACTGGCCAAGGCGCTGCAGAAGGAACTTGGCAACGCCGAGCAGCCCGGCCTGGCGACGAAGCTCGAAGAGCTCGGTGTGCCGAACCCGGACCGGGTCAACACCGGCGGCGGCTCCGA
This sequence is a window from Acidobacteriota bacterium. Protein-coding genes within it:
- a CDS encoding hydroxyacid-oxoacid transhydrogenase, with product MANDFAFEMAASAVRFGAGVTREVGPDLAELGIKRALVITDPTVRRLAPVQTVLESLDAAGVACAVYDQVRIEPSDESFHHAISFALQHPFEAIVAVGGGSVIDTAKAVNLYTVYPPADFLDYVNPPIGKGLPVPGPLKPLMAIPTTAGTGSETTGVSIFDLSRMHAKTGIASRRLKPTLGYLDPDNTRTMPPEVAASSGLDILSHAIESFTALPFTGRPLPERPALRPAYQGSNPISDVWSLQALRMVAQYIVRAVDDPSDDEARANMLLAASYAGVGFGNAGVHLPHGMSYPVSGGVKGYRAPGYAADHPLVPHGISVILNAPAVFRYTAPATPERHLQAAAALGVDVAGVKGEDAGRVLADRITWFMQRLKTPNGLAALGYSSSDIPALVEGTLPQHRVTKLSPRAAGPDELARLFEAAMVAW
- a CDS encoding amidohydrolase; protein product: MRSLKHLFVVAALVALPIGTSTAFAQPSKLPAYKAEAAKGVDEMAKLAQEMVDSVFSFGELGFQEYETSKYLTGQLEKYGFTVERGVAGIPTAWVAKWGSGKPVIALGSDIDGIPQASQKPGVAYPDPILAGAPGHGEGHNTGMPLNIIAAIAVKRIMERDKLPGTIMLWPGVAEEQLATKAWYVRDGIFKDVDVVLFTHVGNNLGVSWGPGGGTGMVSVEYTFEGETAHSAGAPWRGRSALDAVELMSVGWNYRREHLRLSHRSHQVITNGGDQPNVVPRNASIWFYFREIDQPNIQALWEIGDKMAEGAALMTNTKWSSRILGAAYPQHMNKVVAETMYENMKTVGLPTWSDADQTLAKALQKELGNAEQPGLATKLEELGVPNPDRVNTGGGSDDIGDVSWNYPTVTLRFPSNIPGLPGHNWSSAIASATPIAHKGVVAGAKAQAMTVLDLLTRPELVKGAWDYFNNVQTKDVKYIPFIKADTKPAIHLNKAILDKYREQMKPYYYDPTKFPTYLDQLGIKYPTVRQQ
- a CDS encoding DUF72 domain-containing protein; this translates as MILVGTSGYNYPEWKGSFYPADLSASKMLPYYASKFRTVEINYTFYRMPTSKIVAGWVAQVPSEFRFTLKAPKRITHDRRLRAAEVADSLRTFVTVAGELGPQLAALLFQLPPNLKKDIVLLNEFLSLLPPKTTAAFEFRNESWLDDEVYAALTARNIALCIADSEARHTPSIATADYAYLRLRDEGYGDAEVARWAETAKRLDATCSDVFVYFKHEDEGKGAAFGQQMLGLLTGG
- a CDS encoding prolyl oligopeptidase family serine peptidase, translating into MKTTSKVGLAVLVLSGAVAAQGFQYPVTRTVDHVDTYHGTKVPDPYRWLEDDTSAETAAWVEAQNKVTFAYLDKIPYRAELTTRLKSLFDYAKFGSPSRKGDYYFFSKNDGLQNQSVLYIQKGLTGTPEVLIDPNTWSADGTVRLTGFSPSKDAKLAVYGVSRSGSDWQEYNVMDLSTRRVLEDKVEWVKVSSMAWRGNGFYYSRYPQPEKGKELSSINENHQVYYHRIGTPQSADELVFSDPKNPQRFHTLQTTEDERFAVLDISDRGTGKKGNAVFVQDLSKPGSTFMPLVPEIGDDSYNVLESVRGELIVFTDNNAPNSRVVRIDPANPAPANWKSIIEPKADTIDTVRVAAGKVIATYMRDVASKAYVHNLEGALENEIELPGLGSASGFAGNMDDTSLFYTYTSFTYPTSIFRYDVAARKSSLFRAPEIPGLDVNQYETKQVFVTSKDGAKVPMFLVYKKGLALDGHNPTLMYGYGGFNIATTPGFNSLRIALLEQGFVYASVNMRGGSEYGEAWHDAGTKLKKQNVFDDFIAAAEWLIANKYTSPARLAAQGGSNGGLLVGAVINQRPELFRAAIPQVGVMDMLRFHKFTIGWNWIADYGSSDNAEEFKALHAYSPLHNIKPGGKYPATLITTADHDDRVVPAHSFKYAATLQKHASPDRPALIRIDTKSGHGASNVTKQIEATADIYAFLMYNLGVTPRF
- a CDS encoding amidase; amino-acid sequence: MKRLFIVGAVVLNACAPAQPAQPAPPALDVVELSATDALARMAAGELTSVALTEAYLDRIAKVDDAGPTLGAVIETNPQAVADAATLDGERKAGKLRGPLHGIPVLLKDNIDVAGMVNSAGSLALADNRPAADAFVAARLRAAGAVILGKTNLSEWANFRSTRSTSGWSSRGGQTRNPYVLDRNPCGSSSGTGSAIAASLAAIGVGTETDGSILCPASVAGLAGLKPTVGLVSRNGIIPISISQDTAGPMARTVADVALLLNGMAAVDAADPAGPAAEGRIAADYTTFLKADAVKGKRFGVLRQTMAFHPDVDAAMTRAIEALRAAGAEVIDIKVPTYNDWSDAEFSVLLYEFKDGLNEYLKKSGSPHGSLEALITWNKANAAKAMPFFGQEIFEQAQAKGPLTEPAYLKARADARRLAGRDGLLAVLAKEKLDAVLAPTMSPAWPTDHVLGDHFIGAGYGMAAVAGTPSLTVPIGDSHGLPLGMAFMGAAYSEGELIGFGYALEQVMKARKAPEFRPTLAP
- a CDS encoding alpha/beta fold hydrolase — encoded protein: MPRSAPSTPGTPDTLGTSGTSGTSGTLGTVGTLSPYSPLPRWAGGHKMTLYAWARKRAFRSLAATEPRYFDVAPDARVLAHCNWQPDRAAAPTLLMLHGLEGSSLAHYMCGMADKALAAGFNVIRLNQRNCGGTEHLSRGLYHSGLTADPLFVLRELRERDGLSRFAVAGYSLGGNITMKLAGELGGSEFPEVKAFAAVSPVIELEDCMRSIERRENRIYEWNFCRNLQARMRRKERTFPGQFNLDGLWKVWSIRTFDDRYTAPHHGYQGASDYYHRASAMRVIDRVARPALILSAADDPFVPPGIFEAPPVRNNPHITTVVTSHGGHCAFVEPNSANGYDGYFAERTVVDFLRTQL